One stretch of Malus domestica chromosome 14, GDT2T_hap1 DNA includes these proteins:
- the LOC103454573 gene encoding mitochondrial fission 1 protein A-like, whose amino-acid sequence MQIESRPFFIVDNLTKMEQLFDKFFDSVANLFSGGGGDEIPWCDGDVIHGCEKEVAEANKGDSDEHKSESIMRLSWALVHSRQPEDVQRGIAMLEASLANSSSPLHQREKLYLLAVGYFRTGEYSTCRHLVEQCLEIAPDWRQALTLKKTVEDKIAKDGFVGIGITASAVGLIAVGIIAALVRR is encoded by the exons ATGCAAATTGAGAGTCGACCATTTTTCATCGTTGACAATCTCACAAAAATGGAACAGTTGTTCGACAAGTTCTTCGACTCCGTCGCTAACCTTTTCAGCGGTGGCGGTGGCGATGAGATCCCCTGGTGCGATGGCGACGTCATCCAC GGGTGTGAGAAAGAAGTAGCAGAGGCCAACAAGGGTGACTCGGATGAACACAAGAGCGAAAGCATTATGCGGCTGTCATGGGCGCTTGTTCACTCAAGGCAACCGGAAGATGTGCAGCGTGGAATTGCAATGCTTGAAG CTTCATTGGCCAACAGTAGCTCCCCTTTGCATCAAAGAGAGAAGCTTTACCTTCTGGCTGTTGGATACTTCAGAACCGGGGAATATTCAACTTGTCGGCATCTAGTGGAGCAATGCTTAGAG ATTGCCCCTGATTGGAGACAGGCTCTGACCCTTAAGAAGACCGTCGAGGATAAAATAGCTAAAG ATGGCTTTGTTGGAATTGGCATTACTGCTAGTGCTGTTGGGCTTATAGCAGTTGGGATTATTGCCGCATTGGTTCGTAGGTGA
- the LOC103454574 gene encoding DEAD-box ATP-dependent RNA helicase 13-like — MAPPPPSRGLKRKAKKQQIQQQDAELERFDSLPWNPSLPNDDNAFTQLVGNDELEGGFLMLEEIDEAAYGFQIPEPQVANRNSKEDCKQSEKSKKRKRSSGVNGGAGDGVEVDGEERLGKADNELNKKKKKKQKKKQKKKKKPDEAQGIENVDGNGDNEVEDKSKDEDLKSKKNRKKKSKAKKTLENVESTVDDDSKGKKEIDEEIFDEDEYYAWHELRLHHLIMKSIYRLGFKNPTPIQKACIPAAAHQGKDVVGAAETGSGKTLAFGLPILQRLLDEKEKAVKMFDENGVEAEKFAPKGLLRALIITPTRELALQVSDHLKAVAKDTDIRVVPIVGGMSMEKQERLLKGRPEIVVGTPGRLWELMSGGEKHLVELHSLSFFVLDEADRMIENGHFHEMQSIIDMLPVRNTSTESHSENAQNSVAISNFQRKKRQTFVFSATIALSPDFRKKLKRSSQKPNQSMSDGVNSIEALSERAGMRDNVAIIDLTNTSILANKLVESFIECKEEDKDAYLYYILSVHGQGRTIVFCTSVAALRHISSLLRILGINVWTLHAQMQQRARLKAIDRFRGNEHGLLVATDVAARGLDIPGVRTVVHYQLPHSAEVYVHRSGRTARASADGCSIALIAPNETSKFASLCKSFSKESFQRFPMDSAYLPEVMKRLSLARQIDKIMRKDSQEKSKKNWFERNAALIELVVEYDDSEEERVKSHKQKKASSASLKKLQQELKMLLSCPLQPKSFSHRYLTGAGVSPFLLHQFEELAKQKFGDSSDLGDKKRSKLVVIGQDCVEPLQALRSAGHKVHIDGKEVAQKRRNMVTLRRKRKEEKTRLRDQRRKRKKQMNEGD; from the exons ATGGCGCCACCACCTCCCTCCCGCGGATTGAAGAGAAAAGCCAAGAAGCAGCAAATTCAACAGCAAGACGCAGAGCTCGAGCGCTTCGATTCGCTCCCATGGAACCCCTCTCTCCCGAACGACGACAACGCCTTCACTCAACTGGTCGGCAACGACGAGCTCGAAGGAG GTTTCCTAATGCTTGAGGAGATTGATGAGGCCGCATATGGATTTCAAATTCCTGAACCACAAGTAGCAAATAGGAATAGCAAGGAAGACTGTAAGCAAAGTGAAAAGTCCAAGAAGCGGAAGCGCAGCAGCGGAGTTAATGGGGGTGCTGGCGATGGGGTTGAGGTGGATGGCGAAGAGAGATTGGGCAAGGCTGATAACGAgctaaataaaaagaagaaaaagaaacagaaaaagaaacagaaaaagaaaaagaagccgGACGAAGCTCAGGGAATTGAGAATGTTGATGGAAATGGTGACAATGAGGTTGAAGACAAAAGCAAGGATGAGGATTTGAAATCTAAGAAGAacaggaagaagaagagcaagGCCAAGAAGACCCTGGAAAATGTGGAGAGTACAGTTG ATGACGAtagcaaaggaaaaaaagaaattgacgaaGAGATTTTCGATGAAGATGAGTATTATGCATGGCATGAGTTGAGACTCCATCATCTGATCATGAAATCAATATATAGGCTTGGGTTCAAGAACCCAACGCCAATACAGAAAGCTTGTATTCCTGCTGCTGCTCATCAAGGGAAG GATGTTGTTGGTGCTGCCGAAACAGGGTCTGGAAAGACACTTGCTTTTGGTTTGCCCATTTTGCAACGCTTACTGGATGAAAAGGAAAAGGCTGTAAAGATGTTTGATGAAAACGGGGTGGAAGCAGAGAagtttgctccaaaaggtcttctACGGGCCCTTATCATTACTCCCACAAGAGAACTTGCACTTCAG GTCTCTGATCATCTAAAGGCAGTTGCCAAGGATACTGATATTAGAGTGGTTCCAATAGTTGGAGGGATGTCAATGGAAAAGCAGGAGAGACTTCTAAAAGGTAGACCTGAGATTGTTGTTGGGACTCCGGGGAGATTATGGGAACTTATGTCTGGTGGAGAAAAGCATCTCGTCGAG TTACATTCATTGTCTTTTTTTGTGCTGGACGAGGCTGATCGAATGATAGAAAATGGTCATTTTCATGAAATGCAGTCAATAATTGACATGCTTCCAGTGAGGAATACATCAACTGAATCTCATTCTGAAAATGCACAAAATTCTGTTGCGATCTCCAACTTCCAGAGGAAGAAAAGACAAACATTTGTTTTCTCTGCTACTATAGCACTTTCTCCTGATTTCCGTAAGAAGTTAAAGCGTAGTTCACAAAAACCCAACCAATCAATGTCTGATGGGGTGAATTCTATAGAAGCTCTAAGTGAGCGAGCAGGGATGAGAGACAATGTTGCCATCATTGATCTGACAAATACATCCATTTTGGCAAATAAGCTTGTGGAGTCATTCATTGA ATGCAAGGAAGAAGATAAAGACGCCTACCTGTATTATATTTTAAGTGTTCATGGACAAGGTCGCACAATCGTATTTTGTACATCAGTTGCAGCTTTGCGACACATATCATCACTCCTGCGCATTCTTGGCATCAATGTCTGGACACTGCATGCTCAGATGCAGCAGCGAGCTCGCTTGAAG GCAATTGATCGTTTTCGTGGAAATGAACATGGTTTACTTGTGGCCACTGATGTTGCAGCAAGAGGCCTGGATATTCCTGGTGTTCGAACTGTTGTTCACTACCAGCTCCCACATTCAGCAGAA GTTTATGTTCACAGAAGTGGTAGAACTGCTAGGGCTTCTGCTGATGGGTGCAGCATTGCACTAATTGCACCAAATGAGACCTCCAAATTTGCTTCATTGTGCAAATCATTTTCCAAG GAAAGTTTTCAGCGATTTCCCATGGACAGTGCATACTTGCCTGAGGTCATGAAACGGTTATCTCTTGCACGTCAAATAGACAAGATTATGCGGAAAGATTCCCAG gagaaatcaaagaaaaattggTTCGAAAGAAATGCAGCATTGATTGAATTAGTTGTGGAGTATGATGACAGTGAGGAGGAAAGGGTGAAAAGTCATAAGCAAAAGAAAGCCAGCTCTGCGAGTTTAAAGAAGTTGCAGCAG GAGCTCAAGATGTTACTTTCGTGCCCATTACAACCGAAGTCATTTTCACATCGTTATTTGACAGGG gCTGGTGTTTCACCCTTCCTGCTACATCAATTCGAAGAATTGGCTAAGCAAAAATTTGGTGATAGCAGTGACTTGGGAGACAAGAAAAGAAGCAAATTGGTAGTTATTGGTCAGGATTGCGTGGAACCACTCCAGGCACTTCGGAGTGCTGGGCATAAG GTACACATTGATGGGAAAGAGGTGGCTCAAAAGAGAAGAAACATGGTGACTTTgaggaggaaaagaaaagaggagaaaacac GTTTGAGAGATCAACGGAGAAAGCGGAAGAAACAGATGAATGAAGGAGATTGA